In one Streptomyces sp. NBC_01241 genomic region, the following are encoded:
- a CDS encoding UDP-N-acetylmuramoyl-tripeptide--D-alanyl-D-alanine ligase produces MIALSLAEIAEIVGGQSYDIPDPAATVSGPVVIDSREVKKGSLFVAFAGERVDGHDYAQRAVEAGAAAVLAARPVGVPAIVVDDVVAALGALARAVVGRLGTTVVALTGSAGKTSTKDLIAQLLERKGPTVYPAGNLNNEIGLPLTALRATEDTQHLVLEMGARYVGDICYLTGLVPPRIGLVLNVGTAHIGEFGGREQIAKAKGEMVESLPQDGLAVLNADDPLVRAMTSRTKARVLLFGEAAEADVRGENVRLTDDGRPAFTLHTPTGCSDVTMRLYGEHHVSNALAAAAVAHELGLSADEIAEGLSEAGTLSRWRMEVTERPDGVTFVNDAYNANPESMKAALRALAAMGKGRRTWAVLGPMAELGDASLAEHDAVGRLAVRLNVSKLVAVGGREASWLQLGAYNEGSWGEESVHVSDAQAAVDLLRSELRPGDVVLVKASRSVGLEQVAMALLENASEGEVAGR; encoded by the coding sequence GTGATCGCCCTTTCCCTCGCCGAGATCGCCGAAATCGTCGGCGGGCAGTCGTACGACATACCCGATCCGGCAGCAACCGTCAGCGGTCCCGTCGTCATCGACTCCCGAGAGGTGAAGAAAGGCAGCCTGTTCGTCGCCTTCGCCGGGGAGCGGGTCGACGGCCACGACTACGCGCAGCGCGCCGTCGAGGCGGGCGCGGCAGCCGTGCTGGCCGCCCGCCCCGTCGGTGTTCCGGCGATCGTCGTCGATGACGTCGTGGCCGCCCTCGGCGCGCTCGCCCGCGCCGTCGTGGGCCGCCTCGGCACCACCGTCGTCGCCCTCACCGGCTCCGCGGGCAAGACCTCCACCAAGGACCTCATCGCCCAGCTCCTCGAACGCAAGGGGCCCACGGTCTACCCGGCGGGCAACCTCAACAACGAGATCGGGCTGCCGCTCACCGCCCTGCGCGCCACCGAGGACACCCAGCACCTCGTCCTCGAAATGGGCGCACGCTACGTCGGCGACATCTGTTACCTCACCGGCCTCGTCCCGCCCCGGATCGGTCTCGTCCTCAACGTCGGCACCGCCCACATCGGCGAGTTCGGCGGCCGCGAGCAAATCGCCAAGGCCAAGGGCGAGATGGTCGAGTCGCTGCCACAGGACGGCCTCGCCGTGCTCAACGCCGACGACCCGCTCGTGCGCGCCATGACCTCCCGTACGAAAGCCCGGGTGCTGCTCTTCGGTGAAGCCGCGGAAGCGGACGTACGGGGAGAGAACGTCCGTCTCACCGACGACGGCCGTCCCGCTTTCACGCTCCACACACCCACCGGGTGCAGCGACGTGACCATGCGCCTGTACGGTGAGCACCACGTGTCGAACGCGCTCGCCGCGGCCGCCGTCGCCCATGAGTTGGGCCTGTCCGCAGACGAGATCGCCGAAGGGCTCTCCGAGGCGGGCACCCTCTCCCGCTGGCGCATGGAGGTCACCGAGCGTCCGGACGGCGTGACGTTCGTCAATGACGCCTACAACGCGAACCCCGAATCCATGAAGGCAGCGCTGCGCGCGCTGGCCGCCATGGGGAAGGGCCGGCGTACGTGGGCGGTGCTCGGCCCCATGGCCGAGCTCGGAGACGCCTCGCTCGCCGAGCACGACGCGGTCGGACGGCTCGCTGTCCGGCTCAACGTCAGCAAGCTCGTCGCGGTCGGGGGCAGAGAGGCCTCCTGGCTGCAACTGGGCGCATACAACGAGGGTTCGTGGGGTGAGGAGTCGGTGCACGTGTCCGACGCGCAGGCTGCCGTCGACCTGTTGCGCAGTGAACTGCGCCCGGGAGACGTCGTGCTGGTGAAGGCGTCCCGGTCGGTCGGCCTGGAGCAGGTCGCCATGGCACTGCTGGAGAACGCGTCCGAGGGCGAGGTCGCCGGCCGATGA
- a CDS encoding UDP-N-acetylmuramoyl-L-alanyl-D-glutamate--2,6-diaminopimelate ligase, translated as MTTITPDPGNRNGNHRNAAPSLRERPGAPGTLTAVPHADQFQTTQKDAPVNYPGAPRPDRIGPTPLGDLAARLGVEPPGTGEVTGITHDSRAIRPGDLYAALPGARFHGADFAAQAAGLGAAAVLTDPAGAERAAATGLPVLVTEDPRGRMGELAAEIYGRPGGDLLQIGITGTSGKTTTAYLIEGGFRGAGRATGLIGTVETRIGDERIKSERTTPEATDLQALFAVMRERGVDSVTMEVSSHALVLGRVDGCVFDVAVFNNLSPEHMEFHTGMEDYFQAKAQLFTPRRSRQGVVNFDDEYGRRLIAQASVPVVTFSAEGHPDADWRAEDVEVGPQGSTFTVVGPKNERIAARAPLPGPFNVANTLAAIVTLAVAGLDPQTAADGVAAVPGVPGRLERVDAGQPYLAVVDYAHKTDAVESVLRSLRKVTQGRLHVVLGCGGDRDTTKRGPMGAAAARLADTAVLTSDNPRSEDPLGILAAMLAGAAEVPVHERGDVLVDADRAAAIAAVVARAEPGDTVLIAGKGHEQGQDIHGVVRPFDDRVVLRAAIERSLGHSRTDNTAHAHTHENSQG; from the coding sequence GTGACAACCATCACCCCCGATCCCGGGAACCGGAACGGGAACCACCGGAACGCCGCCCCCTCACTTCGCGAGAGGCCGGGTGCGCCCGGTACGCTCACCGCCGTGCCCCACGCTGATCAGTTCCAAACCACCCAGAAGGACGCGCCTGTGAACTACCCGGGAGCGCCCCGCCCGGACCGGATCGGACCGACGCCCCTCGGCGATCTGGCAGCCCGGCTGGGAGTCGAACCGCCGGGAACCGGCGAGGTCACCGGCATCACCCACGACTCGCGGGCGATCCGCCCCGGCGACCTGTACGCGGCCCTGCCGGGTGCCCGCTTCCACGGCGCCGACTTCGCAGCCCAGGCGGCCGGCCTCGGCGCGGCCGCCGTCCTCACCGACCCGGCGGGCGCCGAGCGCGCCGCCGCCACCGGACTGCCGGTGCTGGTCACCGAGGACCCGCGCGGCCGGATGGGCGAACTCGCCGCCGAGATCTACGGACGGCCCGGCGGTGACCTTCTCCAGATCGGCATCACCGGAACCTCCGGGAAGACCACCACCGCGTACCTCATCGAGGGCGGCTTCCGCGGCGCCGGGCGCGCCACCGGGCTGATCGGCACCGTGGAGACACGGATCGGCGACGAGCGCATCAAGTCCGAGCGCACCACCCCCGAAGCCACCGATCTGCAGGCCCTGTTCGCCGTCATGCGCGAACGCGGGGTCGACTCGGTGACCATGGAGGTCTCCAGCCACGCCCTGGTGCTCGGCCGGGTCGACGGCTGCGTCTTCGACGTCGCGGTCTTCAACAACCTCAGCCCGGAGCACATGGAGTTCCACACCGGGATGGAGGACTACTTCCAGGCCAAGGCACAGCTCTTCACCCCCCGGCGCAGCCGGCAGGGCGTCGTCAACTTCGACGACGAGTACGGCCGCAGGCTGATCGCGCAGGCGAGTGTCCCCGTCGTCACCTTCTCCGCCGAGGGCCACCCGGACGCCGACTGGCGCGCCGAGGACGTCGAAGTCGGACCGCAGGGCTCCACCTTCACCGTCGTCGGCCCCAAGAACGAGCGGATCGCCGCCAGGGCCCCGCTGCCCGGCCCGTTCAACGTCGCCAACACCCTCGCCGCGATCGTCACCCTCGCCGTCGCGGGCCTCGACCCGCAGACCGCCGCCGATGGCGTCGCCGCCGTTCCGGGCGTCCCCGGCCGGCTGGAACGCGTCGACGCCGGACAGCCGTACCTCGCGGTCGTCGACTACGCGCACAAGACCGACGCCGTCGAATCCGTGCTGCGCTCCCTGCGGAAGGTCACCCAAGGCCGGCTGCACGTCGTCCTCGGCTGCGGCGGCGACCGCGACACCACCAAACGCGGCCCGATGGGCGCCGCGGCGGCCCGCCTCGCCGACACCGCCGTACTGACCTCCGACAACCCCCGTTCCGAGGACCCCCTCGGAATCCTCGCCGCCATGCTCGCGGGCGCCGCCGAGGTGCCCGTCCACGAGCGGGGCGACGTCCTGGTCGACGCCGACCGGGCCGCCGCCATCGCCGCCGTGGTCGCCCGCGCCGAGCCCGGTGACACCGTGCTCATCGCCGGCAAGGGCCACGAGCAGGGCCAGGACATCCACGGCGTGGTACGCCCCTTCGACGACCGCGTGGTTCTGCGCGCGGCCATCGAACGCTCCCTGGGGCACAGCCGTACCGACAACACCGCCCACGCCCACACCCACGAGAACAGTCAGGGATGA
- a CDS encoding peptidoglycan D,D-transpeptidase FtsI family protein — protein sequence MSPKEPPRRRVPGPARPRNAVGGQGRPRPAARRRPSPAPRARAPRNRPARPLRLGSPRPRLRLVGVALTLVMLVFVVRLLQVQAVDANAYAAKAKENRYLSYTISAERGEITDRSGIALATSVDAYDITADPSMFTPEFSKAPDAPRQAAALLAPILGADTAELTAKLSKEGRYTVLARRQTPQVWNQIRDLKSVFARKAAKDKAAGGPGANVLAGVFQEATTKRVYPNGGLAAGILGYVNAEGKGAGGLESQLDKELAGEDGKIKYAQSGGRRVPTAGTKEVPAVAGSDIELTIDRDIQWAAQQAITDQVKKSKADRGYVVVQNTRTGEVLAMANAPGFDPNDLSQADAASLGNAALQDAYEPGSTSKVMSMAAVLEEGVATPGTHVTVPNLLHRGDRLFKDDIDHPTWYLTLNGVLAKSSNIGTILATGELGRTQPQANKVLYSYLRKFGIGSPTGLGYPGETPGILAKPESWSTSQQYTIPFGQGLSLNAMQAASIYSTIANGGVRIAPTLVRGTKGPDGHFKAAPAPERSRVVSEKTAKTLATMLESVVGDDEGTGTKAKIPGYRVAGKTGTANRVDPVRGGYHGYTASFAGFAPADDPQITVYCAIQNPTKGSYFGGQICGPIYKRVMEFALKTLQTPPSGSEPARLPVSFQPGE from the coding sequence GTGTCTCCCAAGGAACCACCGCGCCGCCGGGTCCCCGGCCCCGCGCGCCCCCGCAACGCCGTAGGCGGCCAGGGGCGCCCCCGGCCCGCCGCCCGCCGCCGGCCGTCCCCGGCGCCACGCGCCCGCGCGCCCCGCAACCGGCCCGCGCGCCCCCTCCGTCTCGGCAGCCCGCGCCCCCGGCTCCGCCTGGTCGGCGTCGCCCTGACGCTCGTCATGCTGGTGTTCGTCGTCCGGCTGCTCCAGGTCCAGGCCGTCGATGCCAACGCGTACGCGGCCAAGGCCAAGGAGAACCGCTACCTCAGCTACACGATCTCCGCCGAGCGCGGCGAGATCACCGACCGCAGCGGTATCGCGCTGGCCACCAGCGTCGACGCGTACGACATCACCGCCGACCCGTCGATGTTCACGCCCGAATTCAGCAAGGCCCCCGACGCGCCACGGCAGGCGGCGGCGCTCCTCGCCCCGATCCTCGGCGCCGACACCGCCGAGCTCACCGCGAAACTTTCCAAGGAGGGCCGTTACACGGTCCTGGCCCGCCGGCAGACCCCGCAGGTCTGGAATCAGATCAGGGACCTCAAGTCCGTCTTCGCCAGGAAGGCGGCGAAGGACAAGGCGGCCGGCGGTCCCGGAGCCAACGTGCTGGCCGGGGTCTTCCAGGAGGCGACCACCAAACGGGTCTACCCCAACGGAGGGCTCGCCGCCGGGATACTCGGTTATGTCAACGCCGAAGGCAAGGGCGCGGGCGGCCTCGAATCGCAGCTGGACAAGGAGCTCGCGGGCGAGGACGGCAAGATCAAGTACGCCCAGTCCGGCGGCCGGCGGGTGCCCACCGCGGGCACCAAGGAGGTCCCGGCCGTCGCCGGGTCCGACATCGAGCTGACCATCGACCGCGACATCCAGTGGGCCGCCCAGCAGGCCATCACCGACCAGGTGAAGAAGTCCAAGGCGGACCGCGGTTACGTGGTCGTGCAGAACACCAGGACCGGCGAGGTCCTCGCCATGGCCAACGCGCCCGGCTTCGACCCCAACGACCTCTCGCAGGCCGACGCGGCGTCGCTGGGCAACGCGGCGCTCCAGGACGCGTACGAGCCCGGCTCCACCAGCAAGGTCATGTCCATGGCCGCAGTGCTGGAGGAGGGCGTCGCCACCCCCGGCACCCATGTGACCGTCCCCAACCTGCTGCACCGCGGCGACCGGCTCTTCAAGGACGACATCGACCACCCCACCTGGTACCTGACGCTCAACGGCGTACTCGCCAAGTCCAGCAACATCGGCACCATCCTGGCCACCGGGGAACTGGGCAGGACCCAACCCCAGGCCAACAAGGTCCTCTACTCCTACCTGCGCAAGTTCGGGATCGGCTCGCCGACCGGCCTCGGCTACCCGGGCGAGACCCCCGGCATCCTGGCCAAGCCCGAGAGCTGGTCGACTTCGCAGCAGTACACGATCCCGTTCGGCCAGGGCCTCTCGCTCAACGCCATGCAGGCCGCCTCCATCTACTCGACGATCGCCAACGGCGGGGTGCGCATCGCACCCACGCTGGTACGCGGCACCAAGGGCCCCGACGGCCACTTCAAGGCCGCCCCCGCTCCCGAACGGAGCCGGGTGGTCAGCGAGAAGACCGCCAAGACGCTCGCCACGATGCTGGAATCGGTGGTCGGAGACGATGAGGGCACCGGAACGAAGGCCAAGATCCCGGGCTACCGGGTGGCGGGCAAGACCGGTACCGCCAACCGGGTCGACCCCGTACGCGGCGGCTACCACGGCTACACCGCGTCCTTCGCGGGCTTCGCACCCGCCGACGACCCGCAGATCACCGTCTACTGCGCGATCCAGAACCCCACCAAGGGCAGCTACTTCGGCGGTCAGATCTGTGGACCGATCTACAAACGGGTCATGGAGTTCGCGCTGAAGACCCTCCAGACCCCACCGTCCGGCAGCGAGCCAGCCCGGCTGCCGGTGTCCTTCCAGCCCGGCGAGTGA
- a CDS encoding FtsB family cell division protein produces the protein MSKAAGQLKGRAARLARLMPAGPSNAARTPFVLLVVLLLGGGLITLLVLNSALNEGSFRLSELKKRTTELTDEQQALQRDVDSYSEPNALERRARKLGMVPGGSPAFLDLDGKVRGVPAQSTAEPAPAPPRKPGTPEKPPATAPSTGAPAPATGPPSNLPSPSPPATLSGAAVKPSTSAAPHAGPRTPAVQPSTSPGR, from the coding sequence GTGAGCAAAGCGGCCGGGCAGTTGAAGGGGCGGGCGGCGCGGCTTGCCCGGCTGATGCCCGCCGGGCCCAGCAACGCGGCCCGTACCCCCTTCGTCCTGCTGGTCGTGCTGCTCCTCGGTGGCGGCCTGATCACGCTCCTGGTGCTCAACTCGGCCCTCAATGAAGGATCGTTCAGGCTGAGCGAGCTGAAGAAGCGGACCACCGAGCTCACCGACGAGCAGCAGGCCCTCCAGCGTGACGTCGACAGCTACTCCGAGCCGAACGCCCTGGAGCGGCGCGCCCGCAAACTGGGCATGGTGCCCGGGGGCAGCCCCGCCTTCCTGGACCTGGACGGCAAGGTCCGCGGCGTCCCCGCACAGTCCACCGCCGAGCCGGCCCCCGCGCCGCCGCGGAAGCCCGGCACCCCCGAGAAGCCCCCCGCGACCGCCCCGTCCACCGGCGCCCCGGCGCCGGCAACCGGTCCGCCCTCGAACCTGCCCTCTCCCTCTCCCCCGGCCACTCTTTCGGGCGCCGCCGTGAAGCCCAGCACCTCCGCGGCCCCGCATGCCGGGCCGCGTACTCCGGCAGTCCAGCCTTCGACGAGCCCCGGCAGGTGA
- the rsmH gene encoding 16S rRNA (cytosine(1402)-N(4))-methyltransferase RsmH — translation MSQTRHVPVMLQRCLDLLAPALEAPGPQQPVVVDCTLGLGGHSEALLSAFPSVRLIALDRDKEALRLSGERLAPYGDRATLVHAVYDELPEVLARLGIPKVQGILFDLGVSSMQLDEAERGFAYAQDAPLDMRMDQTAGISAAEVLNTYPPGELVRILRAYGEEKQAKRIVSAIVREREKEPFSNSARLVELIRDSLPQAAKRTGGNPAKRTFQALRIEVNGELAVLERAIPAAVQSLAVGGRIAVLSYHSLEDRLVKQVFAAGAANTAPPGLPVVPERYQPRLKLLTRGAELPTEEEVAENRRAAPARLRGAQRIREEER, via the coding sequence ATGAGCCAGACCCGACACGTCCCGGTGATGCTCCAGCGGTGCCTGGACCTGTTGGCCCCGGCTCTGGAGGCGCCGGGCCCGCAGCAGCCCGTGGTCGTCGACTGCACCCTGGGCCTCGGTGGACACAGCGAGGCGCTGCTCTCCGCCTTCCCCTCCGTGCGGCTCATCGCGCTGGACCGCGACAAGGAGGCGCTGAGGCTCTCCGGCGAGCGGCTCGCCCCGTACGGCGACCGGGCCACCCTGGTGCACGCGGTCTACGACGAACTGCCCGAGGTGCTCGCCCGGCTCGGCATCCCGAAGGTCCAGGGCATCCTCTTCGACCTCGGCGTCTCCTCCATGCAACTGGACGAGGCCGAGCGCGGATTCGCGTACGCCCAGGACGCCCCCCTCGACATGCGCATGGACCAGACGGCCGGTATCAGCGCGGCCGAGGTGCTCAACACCTATCCGCCGGGCGAACTGGTACGGATCCTGCGGGCGTACGGCGAGGAGAAGCAGGCCAAGCGGATCGTCTCCGCGATCGTGCGCGAGCGCGAGAAGGAGCCGTTCAGCAACAGCGCCCGGCTTGTCGAGCTGATCCGCGACTCGCTGCCGCAGGCCGCCAAGCGCACCGGCGGCAACCCCGCCAAGCGCACGTTCCAGGCGCTGCGCATCGAGGTCAACGGCGAGCTCGCCGTCCTGGAGCGGGCGATTCCGGCCGCCGTGCAGAGCCTCGCGGTCGGCGGCCGTATCGCCGTCCTTTCGTACCACTCGCTGGAGGACCGGCTGGTCAAGCAGGTCTTCGCAGCAGGCGCAGCGAACACGGCGCCGCCCGGACTGCCGGTCGTCCCCGAGCGCTATCAGCCCCGGCTGAAGCTGCTGACCCGCGGCGCGGAGCTGCCCACGGAGGAAGAGGTCGCCGAGAACCGGCGTGCCGCTCCCGCCCGGCTGCGCGGCGCCCAGCGGATCCGCGAGGAGGAACGATGA